The following proteins come from a genomic window of Paenibacillus sp. CAA11:
- a CDS encoding MFS transporter — translation MRLNVRAVVQYVICLGAFLSNLSAGMFNIALVDIANEFGASISSAQWIVTIYLLVISVSLPLMGRLGDRFGKRRIHNLGYFIFMLGALASALAPALSLLIPFRILQGIGASMYQATNMALIVAVFPKEQRGRALGLISTFVAAGSMVGPSLGGFLIQWFSWRANFWLLTVLTAAAWLLAQRYIPEDHSGGGGRVDLAGAAMFAAALTGLITAVNLGSAWGWESIQVMLLLLLFALGTVSFVVWCLSPHWSGKRSEGREPFIQLSLFGDAGVMTGIFITIVTYMSAFASQLVLPVFLRSELGMTAAQAGLMMMGYPLALIIVAPLSGSWSDKQGPLPLLGAGLAAMIGSVVTLGFMTPSFPVTVIILLVILLGASMGMITSPNNSLVMDRVEKPSLGLISSLLALSRNLGMMLGTAVGGALVTLPVSTAGNSTASGTAGIHQVFAVCSILLICGLATLVLMVRVGKRKRVAESPLQQ, via the coding sequence ATGAGGCTGAATGTTCGAGCAGTTGTTCAATATGTAATATGCCTTGGCGCATTTCTGTCCAATTTATCTGCAGGTATGTTTAATATAGCCCTTGTAGACATCGCGAATGAGTTTGGGGCCTCTATTTCATCGGCTCAATGGATTGTTACAATATACCTGCTGGTCATCTCTGTTAGTCTGCCCCTGATGGGGCGCTTGGGCGATCGATTCGGAAAAAGAAGGATTCATAACTTGGGATATTTCATCTTTATGCTTGGAGCATTAGCCTCAGCCCTAGCGCCTGCGCTTTCTCTCCTCATCCCTTTTCGGATTCTTCAAGGAATAGGAGCCTCCATGTATCAGGCTACCAATATGGCTCTCATTGTTGCCGTATTCCCGAAGGAGCAGCGAGGGAGGGCGCTCGGGCTCATCAGTACTTTTGTCGCGGCTGGCTCCATGGTCGGCCCCAGTCTCGGAGGGTTCTTGATCCAGTGGTTCTCCTGGAGGGCGAATTTCTGGCTGCTGACCGTCCTGACAGCCGCAGCATGGCTGCTCGCACAGCGTTACATCCCGGAGGATCATTCCGGTGGTGGCGGGCGTGTAGATCTGGCAGGGGCGGCGATGTTCGCCGCAGCGCTCACCGGTCTCATTACTGCTGTCAATCTAGGCTCGGCCTGGGGCTGGGAAAGTATTCAGGTCATGCTTCTGCTGCTGCTTTTCGCTCTAGGTACCGTGAGCTTTGTAGTCTGGTGCCTGTCTCCGCACTGGAGCGGCAAGCGGAGTGAGGGAAGGGAGCCTTTTATTCAGCTCAGCCTGTTTGGGGATGCAGGCGTGATGACCGGCATATTTATTACGATTGTGACTTATATGTCCGCATTTGCTTCACAGCTCGTGCTTCCTGTCTTCCTGCGAAGTGAATTGGGAATGACAGCAGCACAGGCTGGATTGATGATGATGGGTTATCCACTAGCCCTAATTATTGTCGCCCCTCTAAGCGGCAGCTGGTCGGACAAGCAGGGGCCGCTGCCGCTGTTGGGTGCAGGACTGGCAGCGATGATCGGTTCGGTGGTAACGCTGGGATTTATGACGCCAAGCTTTCCTGTAACAGTCATTATACTCCTTGTAATCCTGCTCGGTGCATCAATGGGTATGATCACTTCTCCGAACAACAGTCTGGTGATGGACAGAGTGGAGAAGCCGTCCCTGGGCTTGATCAGCAGTCTGCTTGCCCTCTCCCGTAACCTAGGAATGATGCTGGGCACAGCGGTGGGTGGAGCCTTGGTCACCTTACCTGTTAGTACGGCGGGGAATTCAACCGCGTCTGGCACAGCTGGAATACACCAGGTGTTTGCCGTCTGTTCTATACTGTTGATCTGCGGTCTTGCCACCTTAGTCCTTATGGTTAGAGTAGGTAAGCGAAAAAGAGTGGCCGAATCCCCTTTGCAGCAGTAG